ACTTTGTGTGTGCACCAGTTCCGtcggcaagtcgtttatataCCCTCTGCACCGAATGTTCCTGAAGGTTCGCGACTTTAATGTTGCAACTCACGCTCTGATCTAGGGTCTGTTCTATAGTTTTTAAGggaaaattttgtttagtAATGCCAAAGCTGGACTtcagaatataaatattttgcttaTCGATTGGGGCTTCTGATAAAGTAGCAacatatatcgatatattctTTGTAGGAAAATACACATCGTGATAAGTTAATATCGTGATTTCGTGATTTTGTCTAcaaatgaataatatttttttatacatttatacCGGCTGTATTCGATTGAGTTAGCTTCGTTTCAACCGGtgattttcataattttaatgacatttatGTGGTTTTTTTAATCTTCTTTAAAAAGCGAGATAGAAAATAAGTTGCAGATATGATGTATACATTTTACAtacaaattttacacaaaTTCTACATAACTATATTACATTGGATTTCAAATTGTCCATCGTTTTTTAACTCCGTTACGAAAGttgtaaaattttgtttataatttattatattaaatatttaagcttcCTATGGAATCTTCCACTAGAATcacaaaaatattaactaaACCAACATCTCTAGACATTCAgtaaaatggaaatgaaataaataaatcacatTAAAATATTCGCTTTCGCAAAAACATTTAaaccaataaattaaagatatgCATTTTATTGtgtaaaattacaaaaatttatcTATAAATTACTTCATTATACTTTAGACGTTTTCATCATTTTTAGCAATTGGAGCAGTTGCGAAGGCGTACTAAAAcaagattttaaatttaaattaaattggaaAACCATTTATCAAGATTGTATTAAATGTACCTACCGACTGGAGTTATGTGGGGCTATAATCTGATGTTGCCTGCTCTCCAAATCGTTTTTGGGAGGATCTGTCATTTTTGTTATGACCTCTACAGCTCCAGGATCCATCTCTGTAACTGGCTCCTTTTCGTAGATTTGATTTGTGTCCGGCTCTGGTGTGGATTGCCGAAGCATCATTTCACCTACGGAATAATACAATTGataaaattgaattaatattacaatatttctttGTTTCTTTCGGTTCGTTATTTGAGAACATACTGAGATAATATTCGGCAATCGTGTAGAGCCAGTTGGAGCCCATCTGCGGGGCCATGCTTATGACAACTCCATCCACGCTTAGCTGAAGATTTTCCGACCCCTTCTGACGCTGATCATAAAAGATTTCCTCCTGCTGGTAGCTATTGTCGCTATAGTCGTCGTATAAAACCTCAAGCAGATCGCTGACCACATTTCTTTGTCTTCCCGGATGAGGCCTTCCACCTAGTGGCTGGGAAAGGACACCTCCAGAAGCTAGCAGTAATAGGGAGAATATAAACAGGCGATTGCTGAATTTGCACATCTTCCCAGCGGATTACAGATGAAAGCGTTGAGACCAGCGTGCTCCGATGGCGGGCATCGAATGAGTCAAGGTTCTTGGCTGCGACCAAGCCAGGCCCAGAATGCCTGGACCACTCTAAAACCAAGAAAACCCGATTGTTGGACCCCCAGTTCAATGGCCACATGTTTGGCCAAAGACTTCCGCATTGCAAGGGTACTGTGGGAATCTGCGATTGGTGCACTTCTAACGATTCTCGAGCAGCCATATAAAACACCACTTCTATTCAACCTGGGGCCGATCCTTGAAGATCAAGTCTATTCCCAAGAGGTTTCCGGTTACAATAATCTGATAAAACAAATCATTcatataaaattaaacaatttacaTTGGCGCATACTAGCAGCCCTTTCagctaaaatatatttcaaaaaataataaaaatatatgtttgaaatttaattaaaattaaacacagctaaaaaaatatttcttccttttaataattataattttaattaattttttttttttaataattaattttaagcataattttttaatatatttttctaaataaaaatatacaaataaataaaaatgaacaaccagatatat
This region of Drosophila bipectinata strain 14024-0381.07 chromosome 2L, DbipHiC1v2, whole genome shotgun sequence genomic DNA includes:
- the LOC108133333 gene encoding uncharacterized protein; translation: MCKFSNRLFIFSLLLLASGGVLSQPLGGRPHPGRQRNVVSDLLEVLYDDYSDNSYQQEEIFYDQRQKGSENLQLSVDGVVISMAPQMGSNWLYTIAEYYLSEMMLRQSTPEPDTNQIYEKEPVTEMDPGAVEVITKMTDPPKNDLESRQHQIIAPHNSSR